From the genome of Candidatus Nitrospira nitrosa:
AGCCGGCCGTTCGCCACATTCACCGACAGAGAACCCTGATTTCCAGCCAGCAGTTTCGTCATACCGAATAACTTGATCGTCACCATCATGGCGTAGCCTTGACCTCAGCCTTCCCTCGTATAGGTCCCCGACTTCCCGCCTGACTTCGACAGGAGACAAACCTCACTAATAGTCATTCCCCGATCGACCGCCTTACACATGTCATAAACGGTCAGCGCCGCGACCGTCACGGCCGTCATGGCTTCCATTTCGACTCCCGTCGGTCCTGTCGTCTTGGCCGTGGCTGTAATGGTAATCGAACAGCGGCCTGCTCGATCCGGCCGCGGTTCTTCTTTGAAGGCAATGTCGACGCTGGTGAGCGAAATTGGATGACACATGGGAATCAGGTCCGGCGTCTTCTTCGCACCCATGACACCAGCGACCTGAGCAACGGCCAAGACATCGCCCTTGGCGATCTTGCCACGTTGAATCTTTTCAAGGGTTTCAGGAAGTAAGAAGACTGTAGCTTGAGCAATAGCCAATCGTTCAGTCGACTCCTTGGCACTGATATCGACCATCCGAGCCCGACCAGATTCGTTGAAGTGGGTAAATTCAGCCATTTTTCTCGTTGAATCAGTATGTTGCAGTCACTACCTGGCGGAATTATAGGTGCCGCCAAAGAGGAAGGTCAAGGAAGGGAAGGTGCAACACAGCCGTCAGCTACCATTACGGGAAGGGTTGGGGCCGGATACGTGTCGCCTCGATGGTGCCTGGACCAGAGAACACGATGTTGCCCGCGGCATCGTGAATCTCCACCAAAATAGTTCCTTGCAGTTGTGCGCCGCCGCGGATCAATTGGAATCGATACCGAACCCTTTCTCGACCAATCACAACGCCCGGTGAAGTGGGGTGATCGGAAGCGCCTTGGTAGAGCAGCACGATCGTGGCCTCAAATCTGTCATCCTTGGAACGGTGCCACTCCCCATGACCGGAAGTGGCGAGCACGGGGCCAAGCGGAGACTGCGGGAGATAGAGTCGGCGTGACTCGGCGAGATTACCGTCTGCACCGAACGTCAAGAGGGTGGTCAACGGGGAAAGCGGTATCGTGGTTGACTGGACAACTCCTTCCCACGAGCCTGTCGGCGTCCGATCTTCATGGGCAAATGCAGGGACTCCGGCTAGCCCAACCATCAGAAGCCCAACCGCACACACCACCTTTTTCACGTGATGCAACTTCATAGTGACCTTCCTGGCTAACGAAAATTGAGCATTCTCAGCCACCCAGTTCTGATTCGTCAAGTCAGCGCATTGTTGCCGTAAATATCCGACAGTCCAGAGTAGACTCTGGACATGGACACAAGAACTCGGATCATTCTTGCAGCGGAACTGGCGACTCAAGGGCTCTCCGTTTCCGCGATCGCGGGCCAACTTGAGCGCCATCGAGAAACCATAGGACTCTGGC
Proteins encoded in this window:
- the moaC gene encoding cyclic pyranopterin monophosphate synthase MoaC, with product MAEFTHFNESGRARMVDISAKESTERLAIAQATVFLLPETLEKIQRGKIAKGDVLAVAQVAGVMGAKKTPDLIPMCHPISLTSVDIAFKEEPRPDRAGRCSITITATAKTTGPTGVEMEAMTAVTVAALTVYDMCKAVDRGMTISEVCLLSKSGGKSGTYTREG